In a single window of the Anguilla rostrata isolate EN2019 chromosome 6, ASM1855537v3, whole genome shotgun sequence genome:
- the emc7b gene encoding ER membrane protein complex subunit 7 isoform X2: MLLQRRISQTLFIFNVLYATSLCFSDPEPGSGLAAVQPNGDRFKIEGRAIVPGLRPQDWINTARVLVEGEEHIGFLRIDGSFAVNDVPSGSYVVEVVSPVYRFEPVRVDITSKGKMRARAVNYIKTSEVIRLPYPLQMRSSGPHLYFVKRETWGWTDFLMNPMVMMMVLPLLIIVLLPKVVNTNDPEMRKEMEQSMNMLNPNHELPDVSEFMTKLFSSKSSGKSGGGSKGSKSGPVKRR, encoded by the exons ATGTTACTCCAAAGGAGGATCTCacaaacattgtttattttcaatgttttgtaCGCAAcgtctctgtgtttcagtgatcCGGAGCCTGGCTCCGGACTTGCCGCTGTACAACCGAATGGAGACCGGTTTAAGATAGAAGGCCGAGCCATCGTACCGGGGTTGAGACCGCAAGATTGGATTAACACTGCCCGTGTTCTGGTGGAAGGAGAAGAACATATCGGGTTTTTACG AATTGATGGGAGCTTTGCCGTGAATGACGTCCCCTCAGGATCCTATGTTGTTGAAGTTGTCTCTCCAGTTTACAGATTTGAACCTGTTCGAGTGGACATCACatcaaaagggaaaatgag GGCGAGAGCTGTGAACTACATCAAGACGTCAGAGGTGATACGGCTGCCATACCCCCTGCAGATGAGGTCCTCAGGCCCGCACTTGTACTTTGTGAAACGTGAGACTTGGGGCTGGACCGACTTCCTCATGAACCCCATG GTCATGATGATGGTTCTTCCCCTCCTGATCATTGTCCTGCTTCCTAAGGTTGTCAACACCAATGACCCAGAAATGAGAAAG gagaTGGAGCAGTCCATGAACATGCTGAACCCCAATCATGAGCTGCCAGACGTGTCTGAGTTCATGACCAAGCTCTTCTCCTCCAAGAGCTCTGGGAAGTCCGGGGGTGGCAGCAAAGGCAGCAAGAGTGGTCCGGTAAAGCGGAGGTAG
- the emc7b gene encoding ER membrane protein complex subunit 7 isoform X3, with protein MLHRSVLIDPEPGSGLAAVQPNGDRFKIEGRAIVPGLRPQDWINTARVLVEGEEHIGFLRIDGSFAVNDVPSGSYVVEVVSPVYRFEPVRVDITSKGKMRARAVNYIKTSEVIRLPYPLQMRSSGPHLYFVKRETWGWTDFLMNPMVMMMVLPLLIIVLLPKVVNTNDPEMRKEMEQSMNMLNPNHELPDVSEFMTKLFSSKSSGKSGGGSKGSKSGPVKRR; from the exons ATGCTGCATAGGAGTGTACTAAT tgatcCGGAGCCTGGCTCCGGACTTGCCGCTGTACAACCGAATGGAGACCGGTTTAAGATAGAAGGCCGAGCCATCGTACCGGGGTTGAGACCGCAAGATTGGATTAACACTGCCCGTGTTCTGGTGGAAGGAGAAGAACATATCGGGTTTTTACG AATTGATGGGAGCTTTGCCGTGAATGACGTCCCCTCAGGATCCTATGTTGTTGAAGTTGTCTCTCCAGTTTACAGATTTGAACCTGTTCGAGTGGACATCACatcaaaagggaaaatgag GGCGAGAGCTGTGAACTACATCAAGACGTCAGAGGTGATACGGCTGCCATACCCCCTGCAGATGAGGTCCTCAGGCCCGCACTTGTACTTTGTGAAACGTGAGACTTGGGGCTGGACCGACTTCCTCATGAACCCCATG GTCATGATGATGGTTCTTCCCCTCCTGATCATTGTCCTGCTTCCTAAGGTTGTCAACACCAATGACCCAGAAATGAGAAAG gagaTGGAGCAGTCCATGAACATGCTGAACCCCAATCATGAGCTGCCAGACGTGTCTGAGTTCATGACCAAGCTCTTCTCCTCCAAGAGCTCTGGGAAGTCCGGGGGTGGCAGCAAAGGCAGCAAGAGTGGTCCGGTAAAGCGGAGGTAG
- the LOC135257180 gene encoding muscarinic acetylcholine receptor M5-like: MEAEYPQNFTVHGNASNVQAITHSLWEVISIATMSAIVSLITIIGNILVMLSFKVNSQLKTVNNYYLLSLAFADLIIGIFSMNLYTSYILMGYWALGSLACDLWLSLDYVASNASVMNLLVISFDRYFSITRPLTYRAKRTPRRAGFMIGLAWLVSLVLWAPPILCWQYFVGKRTVPLRQCQIQFFSEPVITFGTAIAAFYIPISIMIILYCRIYRETEKRTKDLVELQGHAPSAHLGPTKPQKIIIGSCFSCKRSSSTSCERKQTSWSSSNPGMVSISTTASTQEWLRAEQMATFNSYVSLEDDERRSSSGTLQAGQMNPACEQDESHELASLNEGLYIASHPKCGLQKNKRGISYKFRLVPKDESPRPGRNREAKTMPSSCSSAESLGHPSTSSSSSRISGPILKSQNSKRKRMVLIKEKKAAQTLSAILLAFILTWTPYNIMVLVSTFCSDCVPLSLWHLGYWLCYVNSTVNPMCYALCNKTFRKTFRTLLLCQWKRRRDEERLYWGGQSVVMGSKVT; encoded by the coding sequence ATGGAAGCTGAGTATCCCCAGAACTTCACAGTCCATGGAAATGCCTCAAATGTCCAGGCTATCACACACAGTCTTTGGGAAGTCATATCCATAGCAACAATGTCAGCCATAGTGAGTCTGATAACAATAATTGGAAACATTCTTGTCATGCTATCTTTCAAAGTCAACAGTCAACTAAAGACAGTGAACAATTATTACTTACTGAGCTTGGCTTTTGCAGACCTCATTATTGGCATCTTCTCCATGAATTTATACACATCTTACATACTGATGGGATACTGGGCTCTGGGAAGCTTGGCATGTGACCTCTGGTTATCTCTGGATTATGTGGCCAGCAATGCATCTGTAATGAATTTGCTGGTCATCAGTTTTGACAGGTATTTCTCTATTACCCGGCCACTGACGTACAGGGCAAAGCGGACACCAAGACGGGCTGGGTTCATGATTGGCCTGGCGTGGTTAGTATCTCTAGTCCTGTGGGCCCCTCCCATTTTATGCTGGCAGTATTTTGTTGGCAAAAGAACTGTCCCCCTCCGACAGTGCCAGATTCAATTCTTCTCAGAGCCAGTGATCACATTTGGCACAGCCATTGCTGCTTTCTACATCCCCATTTCCATCATGATAATCCTGTACTGCCGGAtctacagagagacagagaagcgcACAAAGGACCTGGTGGAGCTCCAGGGGCATGCTCCCTCAGCACATCTAGGCCCCACAAAGCCACAGAAAATCATCATTGGATCCTGCTTCAGCTGCAAGCGGTCATCCAGCACCAGCTGTGAGCGGAAACAGACCTCCTGGTCCTCCTCAAACCCCGGCATGGTTTCCATATCCACAACAGCGTCCACCCAAGAGTGGCTCAGAGCTGAGCAGATGGCCACCTTCAACAGCTATGTATCCTTAGAGGATGATGAGCGCCGGTCATCTTCTGGAACCTTACAGGCAGGTCAGATGAACCCAGCCTGCGAGCAGGATGAGAGTCATGAGCTGGCTAGCCTCAATGAAGGCCTCTACATTGCCTCCCATCCCAAGTGTGgcttacaaaaaaacaagaggggTATCTCCTACAAGTTCAGGCTGGTCCCAAAGGACGAGAGCCCCCGACCAGGCAGAAACAGGGAGGCCAAAACGATGCCCTCATCTTGCTCCTCAGCAGAGTCCCTGGgtcacccctccacctcctcctcttcttcccgAATATCTGGCCCCATACTGAAGAGCCAAAACagcaagaggaagaggatggtcCTCATCAAGGAGAAGAAGGCAGCGCAGACTCTGAGCGCCATCCTCCTGGCCTTCATACTCACGTGGACTCCCTATAACATCATGGTGCTCGTCTCCACTTTCTGCTCCGACTGTGTCCCGCTCTCACTCTGGCACCTGGGCTACTGGCTCTGCTATGTCAACAGTACAGTCAACCCCATGTGCTACGCCCTCTGCAACAAGACCTTCCGGAAGACCTTCCGCACGCTGCTACTGTGCcagtggaagaggaggagggacgAGGAGAGGCTGTACTGGGGTGGCCAGAGTGTGGTGATGGGCAGTAAAGTGACATGA
- the emc7b gene encoding ER membrane protein complex subunit 7 isoform X1 produces MAEFMSGRNTWQDLDILTPGLSTSAFDPEPGSGLAAVQPNGDRFKIEGRAIVPGLRPQDWINTARVLVEGEEHIGFLRIDGSFAVNDVPSGSYVVEVVSPVYRFEPVRVDITSKGKMRARAVNYIKTSEVIRLPYPLQMRSSGPHLYFVKRETWGWTDFLMNPMVMMMVLPLLIIVLLPKVVNTNDPEMRKEMEQSMNMLNPNHELPDVSEFMTKLFSSKSSGKSGGGSKGSKSGPVKRR; encoded by the exons ATGGCTGAGTTCAtgagtggaagaaacacatggcaggacctCGAcattctgacccctggactttccacctctgcatt tgatcCGGAGCCTGGCTCCGGACTTGCCGCTGTACAACCGAATGGAGACCGGTTTAAGATAGAAGGCCGAGCCATCGTACCGGGGTTGAGACCGCAAGATTGGATTAACACTGCCCGTGTTCTGGTGGAAGGAGAAGAACATATCGGGTTTTTACG AATTGATGGGAGCTTTGCCGTGAATGACGTCCCCTCAGGATCCTATGTTGTTGAAGTTGTCTCTCCAGTTTACAGATTTGAACCTGTTCGAGTGGACATCACatcaaaagggaaaatgag GGCGAGAGCTGTGAACTACATCAAGACGTCAGAGGTGATACGGCTGCCATACCCCCTGCAGATGAGGTCCTCAGGCCCGCACTTGTACTTTGTGAAACGTGAGACTTGGGGCTGGACCGACTTCCTCATGAACCCCATG GTCATGATGATGGTTCTTCCCCTCCTGATCATTGTCCTGCTTCCTAAGGTTGTCAACACCAATGACCCAGAAATGAGAAAG gagaTGGAGCAGTCCATGAACATGCTGAACCCCAATCATGAGCTGCCAGACGTGTCTGAGTTCATGACCAAGCTCTTCTCCTCCAAGAGCTCTGGGAAGTCCGGGGGTGGCAGCAAAGGCAGCAAGAGTGGTCCGGTAAAGCGGAGGTAG
- the LOC135257182 gene encoding KATNB1-like protein 1 isoform X1: MLCLVGLLLSLQCNLKLIPLESVQLGSSAAMASGDDVEEREFRSFQGSQASEALKRRTYCVAEKNMREVDYFNKEEINKKRSPVSKAKRLSCKRKTCHVPASAASRRRGCDMANKENELTCAEAVQEVLCSDHCGLPLNPVLGAKMDGPASKYSEYFTELSKDHDVMTHVLFGRNLRLNVALTLWRRNANELVAYLIRIQDTGVLVDCLPVITKSLQDDKPLISIGCCVDLLPLVKTVLASKYEEYLIVGLHWVQSVIKKWWPELSVKSRSAQESCSDDWNVQIMRQQLQELWVHKRELSLVPGTTGEIAKGIESYLSQLH; the protein is encoded by the exons ATGCTGTGTCTGGTTGGATTGCTATTAAGCCTGCAGTGCAACCTTAAGTTAATACCTCTTGAATCTGTTCAGCTGG GGTCTTCTGCTGCTATGGCCTCTGGAGATGACGTTGAAGAGAGAGAATTCAGAAGTTTCCAGGGATCCCAGGCCAGTGAAGCTCTCAAACGCAGGACTTACTGTGTGGCTGAGAAGAACATGAGGGAG GTGGATTATTTTAATAAggaagaaattaataaaaagag GTCTCCAGTCAGCAAAGCGAAACGACTGTCGTGCAAGAGGAAGACGTGTCACGTGCCGGCGAGTGCCGCGAGCCGGCGGAGGGGCTGTGACATGGCCAACAAGGAGAATGAGCTGACCTGTGCAGAGGCTGTGCAGGAGGTACTTTGCAGTGACCACTGCGGGCTCCCCCTGAACCCTGTACTGGGAGCCAAGATGGACGGGCCGGCATCCAAATACAGCGAGTACTTCACTGAA CTGTCAAAGGACCATGATGTAATGACACATGTGCTTTTTGGAAGAAACCTCAGGCTGAATGTTGCTTTGACTCTTTGGCGAAGAAATGCCAATGAATTAGTCGCATATCTGATCAG AATTCAGGACACAGGTGTGCTTGTTGACTGCTTACCTGTCATTACAAAAAG CCTACAAGATGACAAGCCTCTTATATCTATAGGCTGTTGTGTGGACCTCCTGCCGCTAGTAAAAACTGTTCTTGCCAGTAAATATGAAGA ATACCTGATAGTCGGTTTACACTGGGTTCAGTCCGTCATTAAAAAATGGTGGCCGGAACTATCTGTGAAAAGCAGGAGTGCACAGGAGAGCTGTTCAGATGACTG GAATGTTCAAATCATGAGGCAGCAGCTACAGGAATTGTGGGTACACAAACGTGAGTTGAGTTTAGTTCCAGGAACAACAGGCGAAATAGCAAAG GGTATAGAATCATATCTGTCCCAGCTGCACTGA
- the LOC135257182 gene encoding KATNB1-like protein 1 isoform X2 has product MASGDDVEEREFRSFQGSQASEALKRRTYCVAEKNMREVDYFNKEEINKKRSPVSKAKRLSCKRKTCHVPASAASRRRGCDMANKENELTCAEAVQEVLCSDHCGLPLNPVLGAKMDGPASKYSEYFTELSKDHDVMTHVLFGRNLRLNVALTLWRRNANELVAYLIRIQDTGVLVDCLPVITKSLQDDKPLISIGCCVDLLPLVKTVLASKYEEYLIVGLHWVQSVIKKWWPELSVKSRSAQESCSDDWNVQIMRQQLQELWVHKRELSLVPGTTGEIAKGIESYLSQLH; this is encoded by the exons ATGGCCTCTGGAGATGACGTTGAAGAGAGAGAATTCAGAAGTTTCCAGGGATCCCAGGCCAGTGAAGCTCTCAAACGCAGGACTTACTGTGTGGCTGAGAAGAACATGAGGGAG GTGGATTATTTTAATAAggaagaaattaataaaaagag GTCTCCAGTCAGCAAAGCGAAACGACTGTCGTGCAAGAGGAAGACGTGTCACGTGCCGGCGAGTGCCGCGAGCCGGCGGAGGGGCTGTGACATGGCCAACAAGGAGAATGAGCTGACCTGTGCAGAGGCTGTGCAGGAGGTACTTTGCAGTGACCACTGCGGGCTCCCCCTGAACCCTGTACTGGGAGCCAAGATGGACGGGCCGGCATCCAAATACAGCGAGTACTTCACTGAA CTGTCAAAGGACCATGATGTAATGACACATGTGCTTTTTGGAAGAAACCTCAGGCTGAATGTTGCTTTGACTCTTTGGCGAAGAAATGCCAATGAATTAGTCGCATATCTGATCAG AATTCAGGACACAGGTGTGCTTGTTGACTGCTTACCTGTCATTACAAAAAG CCTACAAGATGACAAGCCTCTTATATCTATAGGCTGTTGTGTGGACCTCCTGCCGCTAGTAAAAACTGTTCTTGCCAGTAAATATGAAGA ATACCTGATAGTCGGTTTACACTGGGTTCAGTCCGTCATTAAAAAATGGTGGCCGGAACTATCTGTGAAAAGCAGGAGTGCACAGGAGAGCTGTTCAGATGACTG GAATGTTCAAATCATGAGGCAGCAGCTACAGGAATTGTGGGTACACAAACGTGAGTTGAGTTTAGTTCCAGGAACAACAGGCGAAATAGCAAAG GGTATAGAATCATATCTGTCCCAGCTGCACTGA